The following proteins come from a genomic window of Synechococcus sp. BIOS-E4-1:
- a CDS encoding TRAP transporter substrate-binding protein has protein sequence MQRRQLLRTSGQALAAAAGAGALSACTIRRAETGRGSGLPQVRWRMATSWPVSLDTIYGGAETICEQVKAMSGGGFTIEPFAAGEIVPGLEVLDAVQAGSVECGHTASYYYVGKNPAFAFGTAVPFGLTAQQQNAWLYQGGGNEAMDALFADFGAKSFPAGNTGGQLGGWFKRPVDNLASLKGLKMRIPGLGGKVMASLGVNVQVLPGGEIYLALERGAIDAAEFTGPYDDEKLGLPKAAKYYYYPGWWEPGPSLTALVNRSAWDKLPEEYQAMFSTACYQANLGMLSKYEQRNSEALLRLRRQGIKLEAYSNDILEAAKEATSVLFADLAAGDAGFRDLLERWRLFQKETLNWNRINELPLVKFNTSAEGGEG, from the coding sequence ATGCAACGTCGGCAGCTGCTCCGGACCAGCGGGCAAGCGCTCGCCGCTGCAGCCGGAGCCGGAGCACTGAGCGCCTGCACGATTCGTCGTGCTGAAACCGGTCGCGGCAGTGGCCTTCCCCAGGTGCGCTGGCGGATGGCGACAAGCTGGCCGGTCTCACTCGACACCATCTACGGAGGTGCCGAAACCATCTGCGAACAGGTGAAGGCGATGAGTGGCGGAGGGTTCACGATCGAACCGTTTGCCGCCGGTGAAATCGTTCCCGGGCTCGAAGTGCTGGATGCGGTTCAAGCTGGCTCCGTGGAATGCGGCCATACAGCCAGCTACTACTACGTGGGCAAGAATCCCGCGTTCGCCTTTGGCACCGCCGTGCCTTTCGGGCTCACCGCCCAGCAACAGAATGCCTGGCTCTATCAGGGAGGCGGCAATGAGGCGATGGACGCCTTGTTCGCCGATTTCGGCGCCAAGAGCTTCCCTGCCGGAAATACGGGCGGTCAACTTGGCGGCTGGTTCAAACGACCTGTCGACAATCTGGCGTCCCTGAAAGGCCTGAAGATGCGCATCCCAGGACTTGGAGGCAAAGTGATGGCCAGCCTTGGGGTGAACGTTCAGGTCTTGCCAGGTGGCGAGATCTATCTGGCACTGGAACGGGGAGCCATTGACGCCGCAGAGTTCACCGGCCCCTACGACGACGAGAAGCTCGGCCTCCCCAAAGCAGCGAAGTACTACTACTACCCAGGCTGGTGGGAACCTGGGCCGAGCCTGACCGCGCTGGTGAACCGCAGTGCCTGGGACAAACTTCCTGAGGAGTATCAGGCCATGTTCAGCACGGCTTGTTATCAGGCCAATCTGGGCATGCTCAGCAAATACGAACAGCGCAACAGTGAGGCGCTGCTGAGACTCAGGCGACAGGGAATCAAACTTGAGGCCTACAGCAACGACATCCTCGAAGCAGCCAAGGAAGCCACCAGCGTCCTGTTCGCGGATCTTGCAGCTGGCGATGCCGGCTTCCGAGATTTACTGGAGCGCTGGCGTCTGTTCCAGAAGGAAACCCTGAACTGGAATCGCATTAATGAACTGCCGCTGGTGAAGTTCAACACCAGCGCCGAGGGAGGTGAAGGATGA
- a CDS encoding MEKHLA domain-containing protein — protein MAESAPWQTPASQRLISRLMLSHQRGFKRPLLTCGDPAKDLFSSEMAVLAHDNSPDPLLIYANATALRLWERSWQEMIGMPSRCTAEEGAREQRASALQRAQQQDAFEGYSGVRVSRTGQRFMINNARIWTFRDDQGRNCGQAAAFSSWRWL, from the coding sequence GTGGCTGAATCAGCGCCCTGGCAGACGCCGGCATCCCAGCGCCTGATCAGCAGGCTGATGCTGTCTCACCAACGGGGCTTCAAGCGGCCACTGCTGACCTGTGGCGACCCAGCCAAGGACCTGTTCAGCAGCGAGATGGCCGTTCTCGCTCACGACAACAGCCCTGATCCTCTGCTGATTTATGCCAATGCCACCGCTCTGCGCCTTTGGGAGCGGTCTTGGCAGGAGATGATCGGCATGCCCTCCCGTTGCACGGCGGAGGAAGGAGCTCGCGAGCAACGAGCTTCCGCCCTGCAACGGGCGCAGCAACAGGACGCTTTCGAAGGTTATAGCGGCGTTAGAGTGTCACGAACAGGGCAACGATTCATGATCAACAACGCAAGAATCTGGACCTTCCGGGATGACCAAGGCCGCAACTGTGGCCAAGCGGCAGCATTCTCAAGTTGGCGCTGGCTGTGA
- a CDS encoding DEAD/DEAH box helicase, with product MSLLHATWLPAIRTPSSSGRAALLVWADTWRVAEPMGPGATPAIHPFTLSTEDLRAWLTERDMLPGGIIDATACLTLPSRSVKPKRKRSATAEASSEDDPPWCGLPLQAGEPIPKTTEWWPWQVQGLAIEPMAATEWLAKLPLSGRHPDLADELRWWSHMQRWALSLVARGRWLPQVELSKGEGYPHRARWVPLLNREEDRRRLEDLAAGLPLVATCALPWREPTGRRSNRMTRLRPEAMRAANPVACCRPRSGRLRVATLLEDLLDAQLRKGFDPAQEGLDPLLCAWEDALSSETGVINLNDEEAERLATASHHWREGVAGNVAPARACLELATPAEGEDLWPLRFFLQAESDPTLKLPASAAWAAGPRGLQLGEIPVEHPSEVLLEGMGRALTVFAPIERGLESATPEAMQLTPAEAFVLVRTAARQLRDVGVGVDLPPSLSGGLASRLGLAIKAELPERSRGFTLGESLDWSWELMIGGVTLTLRELERLSGKRSPLVRHKGAWIELRPNDLKNAERFCSANPELSLDDALRLTATEGDTLMRLPVHAFDAGPRLQAVLEQYHQQKSPDPLPAPEGFCGQLRPYQERGLGWLAFLHRFDQGACLADDMGLGKTIQLLAFLQHLKVEQELKKPVLLVAPTSVLTNWKREAAAFTPELNVHEHYGPRRPTTLAALRKALKDVDLVLTSYGLVQRDIDLLESFDWQGTVIDEAQAIKNPSAKQSQATRDLARTRKGTRFRIALTGTPVENRVSELWALMDFLNPRVLGEEEFFRQRYRMPIERYGDMSSLRDLKSRVGPFILRRLKTDKAIISDLPEKVELSEWVGLSKEQKSLYAKTVEDTLDAIARAPRGKRHGQVLGLLTRLKQICNHPALALKEKEASEDFLQRSAKLQRLEQILEEVIEAGDRALLFTQFAEWGTLLREYLQRRWRSEVPFLSGSTSKTERQAMVDRFQEDPRGPQLFLLSLKAGGVGLNLTRASHVFHIDRWWNPAVENQATDRAYRIGQNNRVMVHKFITSGSVEEKIDRMIREKSRLAEDIVGSGEEWLGGLEMGQLKELVSLEDNPS from the coding sequence ATGAGCCTGCTGCACGCCACCTGGCTTCCGGCCATTCGTACCCCCAGCAGCTCCGGTCGAGCTGCTCTGCTCGTGTGGGCTGACACCTGGCGTGTGGCAGAGCCGATGGGACCGGGCGCGACCCCCGCGATTCACCCCTTCACCCTCAGCACCGAGGATCTGCGCGCCTGGCTCACGGAACGCGACATGCTGCCCGGCGGAATCATCGATGCAACGGCCTGCCTCACCCTGCCAAGTCGCAGCGTTAAACCGAAACGCAAGCGCTCAGCGACGGCAGAGGCATCCTCCGAGGACGACCCACCGTGGTGCGGTCTGCCACTGCAGGCCGGGGAACCCATTCCCAAAACCACCGAATGGTGGCCCTGGCAGGTGCAGGGGTTGGCCATCGAACCCATGGCCGCCACTGAATGGCTGGCCAAGCTGCCTCTTTCAGGTCGTCATCCGGATCTGGCGGATGAGCTGCGCTGGTGGAGCCACATGCAGCGCTGGGCCCTGAGCCTGGTGGCGCGAGGCCGCTGGCTACCCCAGGTGGAGCTGAGCAAGGGCGAGGGCTACCCCCACCGAGCTCGCTGGGTGCCGCTGCTCAATCGCGAGGAAGACCGGCGCCGGCTCGAGGACCTGGCGGCGGGACTACCCCTGGTTGCCACCTGCGCCCTGCCCTGGCGCGAACCGACAGGCCGACGCAGCAACCGCATGACCAGGCTGCGACCTGAAGCGATGCGAGCCGCCAATCCCGTGGCCTGCTGTCGACCCCGCAGCGGCCGGCTGCGCGTGGCCACCCTGCTGGAGGATCTGCTGGATGCGCAACTGCGCAAAGGCTTCGACCCTGCTCAGGAAGGCCTTGACCCACTGCTCTGCGCCTGGGAAGACGCTCTCAGTTCTGAAACCGGCGTCATCAATCTCAATGATGAAGAGGCCGAGCGTCTGGCCACCGCCAGCCACCACTGGCGAGAGGGTGTGGCAGGCAATGTTGCTCCAGCACGAGCTTGCCTCGAACTGGCCACGCCGGCGGAGGGTGAAGATCTCTGGCCCTTGCGCTTCTTCCTGCAGGCCGAGTCGGATCCCACACTGAAGCTGCCGGCGAGTGCGGCCTGGGCTGCAGGCCCCCGGGGTCTTCAGCTGGGAGAGATTCCCGTGGAGCATCCGAGCGAAGTGCTCCTGGAAGGCATGGGCCGGGCCTTGACGGTGTTCGCACCGATCGAGCGAGGCCTCGAGAGCGCAACACCGGAAGCGATGCAGCTCACCCCTGCCGAAGCCTTCGTGCTCGTGCGCACTGCAGCACGCCAGCTTCGCGATGTGGGTGTTGGCGTCGATCTACCACCCAGCCTTTCAGGCGGACTGGCCAGCCGACTGGGACTGGCGATCAAGGCGGAACTGCCCGAGCGTTCCCGAGGCTTCACCCTGGGTGAGAGCCTCGACTGGAGCTGGGAGCTGATGATCGGTGGCGTCACGCTCACCCTGCGCGAATTGGAACGCCTGAGTGGCAAACGCAGCCCGCTGGTGCGTCACAAGGGAGCCTGGATTGAACTGCGCCCCAATGACCTCAAGAACGCTGAACGCTTCTGCAGCGCCAATCCTGAGCTCAGTCTGGATGACGCCCTGCGGCTGACTGCAACCGAGGGCGACACGCTGATGCGTCTTCCCGTGCACGCCTTCGATGCCGGCCCCCGGCTTCAGGCGGTCCTTGAGCAGTACCACCAGCAGAAATCACCCGATCCACTGCCGGCACCTGAAGGATTCTGTGGACAATTGCGGCCGTATCAGGAACGTGGGCTGGGCTGGCTCGCCTTCCTGCACCGTTTTGACCAGGGTGCCTGTCTGGCCGATGACATGGGACTGGGCAAAACGATCCAGCTGCTGGCCTTCCTGCAACACCTCAAGGTGGAACAGGAACTGAAGAAGCCCGTGCTGCTGGTGGCACCCACATCGGTGCTGACCAACTGGAAACGGGAGGCCGCAGCTTTCACGCCTGAGCTCAACGTGCATGAGCACTACGGCCCCAGACGGCCCACGACTCTGGCCGCTCTCAGAAAGGCTTTAAAGGATGTCGACCTCGTGCTCACCAGTTACGGACTGGTGCAGCGGGACATCGATCTGCTGGAGAGCTTCGACTGGCAGGGAACAGTAATCGATGAAGCTCAGGCCATCAAGAACCCCTCGGCCAAGCAGAGCCAGGCCACACGCGATCTGGCCCGCACTCGCAAGGGCACCCGCTTTCGCATCGCCCTCACCGGCACGCCCGTGGAGAACAGGGTGAGTGAATTGTGGGCACTGATGGATTTCCTCAACCCAAGGGTTCTGGGCGAGGAGGAATTCTTCCGCCAGCGCTATCGAATGCCGATCGAACGCTATGGCGACATGTCGTCTTTGCGTGACCTCAAATCGCGTGTGGGACCGTTCATCCTGAGGCGTTTGAAGACCGACAAGGCAATCATCTCTGATCTGCCCGAGAAGGTGGAACTGAGCGAATGGGTTGGTCTGAGCAAGGAACAGAAGTCGCTCTATGCCAAGACCGTCGAGGACACCCTCGACGCCATCGCCCGCGCTCCGAGGGGTAAACGCCATGGACAGGTGTTGGGACTGCTGACCCGCCTGAAACAGATCTGCAACCATCCCGCCCTTGCTCTCAAGGAGAAGGAGGCAAGCGAGGATTTCTTACAGCGTTCCGCGAAGCTGCAAAGGCTCGAACAGATTCTCGAAGAAGTGATCGAGGCCGGCGACCGCGCTCTGCTGTTCACCCAGTTCGCGGAATGGGGAACGTTGCTGAGGGAATATCTGCAACGCCGCTGGCGCAGCGAGGTGCCCTTCCTCAGCGGTAGCACCAGCAAGACTGAGCGGCAGGCCATGGTCGATCGCTTTCAGGAAGATCCCCGCGGACCACAGCTGTTCCTGCTCTCACTCAAGGCCGGTGGCGTGGGCCTCAATCTCACCCGTGCCAGCCATGTGTTCCACATCGATCGCTGGTGGAACCCGGCGGTGGAGAACCAAGCCACAGACAGGGCTTATCGCATTGGACAAAACAACCGCGTGATGGTGCACAAGTTCATCACCAGCGGTTCAGTGGAAGAGAAAATTGACCGGATGATCCGCGAGAAGTCCAGACTGGCGGAAGACATCGTGGGCTCCGGCGAGGAATGGCTCGGAGGACTCGAAATGGGCCAGCTCAAGGAGTTGGTGAGCCTGGAAGACAATCCCTCCTGA
- a CDS encoding Hsp20/alpha crystallin family protein, with amino-acid sequence MITLRQSPFDLFERLDQQLSQVERVPAAEIHETEDHYSIRLELPGVTHDSIDVKASDRSLSVSAERLNPQANAADVAEASTDNTLLSEFRYGNWSRSFRFAHSLDRDALRASYRDGILTIEAPKTDNRTTVSVKVEN; translated from the coding sequence ATGATCACCCTGCGTCAATCACCATTTGATCTGTTCGAGCGTCTCGACCAACAGCTTTCACAAGTCGAGCGTGTACCAGCCGCCGAAATTCACGAAACCGAAGATCACTACTCCATTCGCCTGGAACTGCCTGGCGTGACTCACGACAGCATCGACGTGAAAGCCAGCGATCGCAGTCTCAGCGTCAGCGCTGAGCGTCTGAATCCTCAGGCCAATGCAGCCGATGTGGCCGAAGCGTCGACAGACAACACCCTGCTCAGCGAGTTTCGCTACGGCAACTGGAGCCGCAGCTTTCGCTTCGCCCATTCCCTTGACCGCGATGCACTGCGGGCCAGCTACCGCGATGGCATCCTCACGATCGAGGCTCCCAAAACGGACAACCGCACCACCGTGTCGGTGAAGGTGGAAAACTGA
- a CDS encoding SWIM zinc finger family protein — protein sequence MTITPNSSGINTSLSDEGLGQQPWWVEQWMELINSYRFKKRLERAWTYAREGHVTSIRFEGRRVHARVQGTDEDPYKVKLWLDVLSDEDWGFVLEALTQKARWSAQLLAGIMPADIERAFAASGRRLFPFKLQEVRSECSCPDKANPCKHISAVYFLMGERFSEDPFVLFQLRGRTRTKLLENLAEHRLKALQARAEQAKAASKSTPSADGGGSNPDDTIKPPHPAVLDPTLWWRYEANLDGDLVVITPAMEGDTGLDAAGDLPLAEEPRFPESRPRFLQHLRDQGQALAQRAMLEAMAAGG from the coding sequence ATGACCATCACCCCTAACAGCAGCGGCATCAATACCTCACTGAGTGACGAGGGGCTCGGGCAACAACCTTGGTGGGTTGAACAGTGGATGGAGCTGATCAACTCCTACCGCTTCAAAAAACGCCTGGAACGGGCCTGGACCTACGCCCGTGAAGGACATGTGACTTCAATTCGCTTCGAGGGGCGACGGGTTCATGCCCGTGTTCAGGGAACCGATGAAGACCCTTACAAAGTGAAGCTCTGGCTGGATGTGCTGAGCGATGAGGACTGGGGCTTCGTGCTGGAAGCACTCACACAAAAAGCCCGCTGGTCGGCACAGCTTCTGGCCGGAATCATGCCGGCAGACATCGAACGTGCCTTTGCGGCCAGTGGCCGACGGCTCTTCCCCTTCAAGCTGCAGGAGGTGCGCAGTGAATGCAGCTGTCCGGACAAGGCCAATCCCTGCAAGCACATCAGTGCGGTGTACTTCCTCATGGGAGAACGCTTCAGTGAAGACCCGTTCGTGCTGTTTCAGCTGAGGGGGCGCACGCGCACGAAACTGCTGGAAAACCTCGCAGAACATCGGCTCAAGGCCCTGCAGGCCAGGGCTGAACAGGCAAAGGCTGCGAGCAAATCAACGCCATCCGCGGATGGCGGCGGGTCAAACCCGGACGACACCATCAAGCCGCCGCATCCAGCGGTCCTGGACCCCACGCTCTGGTGGCGTTACGAGGCCAACCTCGACGGTGATCTGGTGGTGATCACCCCCGCAATGGAAGGAGACACAGGCCTTGATGCGGCAGGTGATCTTCCCCTGGCAGAAGAGCCACGCTTCCCAGAATCAAGACCTCGCTTCCTTCAGCACCTGCGCGATCAGGGTCAGGCCCTGGCACAGCGGGCCATGCTGGAAGCGATGGCAGCCGGTGGCTGA